In the genome of Candidatus Methylomirabilota bacterium, one region contains:
- a CDS encoding glycosyltransferase family 2 protein encodes MTAPDLSIVIPVYNEEENLPLLWPEIRDVLAPTGLAYEVIFVDDGSRDRSAEVIRAFRDEDPRVRLVRLKANAGETAATDAGFKTARGRYVVSMDADLQNDPHDIPGMLKYLEQWDAVTGWRVNRAAGDSLVRRLSSRIANRVRNALSDEAIQDSGCTFRAFRRECLRDLALYRGFHRFIPTLLKMRGYRVLEVPVNHRPRRFGKSKYGIGNRAFRASVDLMVVRWMKDRLLHYEVAEDLGGAGAPR; translated from the coding sequence ATGACGGCCCCTGACCTGTCCATCGTCATTCCTGTCTACAACGAGGAGGAGAATCTCCCGCTGCTCTGGCCCGAGATCCGCGACGTGCTCGCCCCCACCGGGCTCGCCTACGAGGTGATCTTCGTGGACGACGGCAGCCGCGATCGGAGCGCGGAGGTCATCCGCGCGTTCCGCGACGAGGACCCGCGGGTGCGCCTGGTGCGGCTCAAGGCGAACGCGGGCGAGACCGCGGCCACCGACGCCGGCTTCAAGACCGCGCGCGGCCGCTACGTGGTGAGCATGGACGCCGACCTGCAGAACGACCCGCACGACATTCCCGGCATGCTCAAATATCTCGAGCAGTGGGACGCGGTGACGGGCTGGCGCGTGAACCGCGCGGCTGGCGACTCCCTGGTGCGCCGCCTCTCCTCGCGCATCGCCAACCGCGTGCGCAACGCGCTCAGCGACGAGGCCATCCAGGACAGTGGCTGCACCTTCCGCGCCTTTCGCCGCGAGTGCCTGCGCGACCTCGCGCTCTACCGCGGCTTCCACCGCTTCATCCCGACCCTCCTCAAGATGCGCGGGTACCGGGTGCTCGAAGTGCCGGTCAATCACCGGCCGCGCCGCTTCGGGAAGTCGAAGTACGGGATCGGCAACCGCGCGTTTCGCGCGTCGGTCGATCTGATGGTGGTCCGCTGGATGAAGGACCGCCTGCTGCATTACGAGGTCGCGGAGGATCTGGGCGGCGCCGGAGCCCCTCGCTGA
- a CDS encoding UbiX family flavin prenyltransferase, whose product MRRLVVGISGASGVIYGIRFLELLRAVPELETHLVISDAGRRTIAEETEWAVRDVEALATRKYSDKDIGAALASGSFKTDGMVIAPCSIKSASAVAHCFSDTLMARAADVTLKEGRPLILVVRETPLHLGHLRLLTQLAEMGAVILPPMPAFYTRPKQIDEIIDHTLARVLDRLRLPQSLVPEWRGEPPAPPGPGPRTERV is encoded by the coding sequence ATGAGACGCCTCGTCGTCGGTATCAGCGGCGCCTCCGGCGTGATCTACGGCATCCGCTTCCTGGAGCTGCTGCGCGCCGTGCCCGAACTCGAGACCCATCTCGTCATCTCCGATGCCGGGCGGCGCACCATCGCCGAGGAAACCGAGTGGGCGGTGCGCGACGTCGAGGCCCTCGCGACGCGCAAGTACAGCGACAAGGACATCGGGGCCGCGCTCGCATCGGGCTCGTTCAAGACCGACGGGATGGTGATTGCCCCCTGCAGCATCAAGTCGGCATCCGCGGTCGCGCATTGCTTCAGCGATACCTTGATGGCCCGGGCCGCCGACGTCACGCTGAAGGAAGGCCGACCGCTCATCCTTGTGGTGCGCGAGACGCCTCTCCATCTGGGGCATCTGCGACTGCTGACCCAGCTCGCCGAGATGGGGGCGGTGATCCTGCCGCCCATGCCCGCCTTCTACACTCGTCCGAAGCAGATCGACGAGATCATCGACCATACGCTGGCCCGCGTGCTCGACCGCCTCCGGTTGCCCCAGTCCCTCGTGCCGGAATGGCGGGGCGAGCCCCCCGCGCCGCCGGGCCCCGGTCCACGGACCGAGCGCGTCTAG
- a CDS encoding DUF507 family protein: MSRERLFSLADRIVADLSATEAVSARGLEDDKVRGQLRTEVFRVLEDEVKLEESIDQEVRRTLSTYSRPAPEGSAEWEILYQKTRDEVFRKRFRL, from the coding sequence ATGAGCCGCGAGCGCCTCTTCTCGCTCGCCGACCGCATCGTCGCGGACCTCTCCGCCACCGAGGCGGTGTCGGCGCGCGGGCTCGAGGACGACAAGGTGCGCGGGCAGCTCCGCACCGAGGTGTTCCGGGTGCTGGAGGACGAGGTCAAGCTCGAGGAGTCGATCGACCAGGAGGTGCGCCGCACCCTCTCCACGTACTCGCGTCCCGCGCCCGAGGGCAGCGCGGAGTGGGAGATCCTCTATCAGAAGACGCGGGACGAGGTGTTCCGCAAGCGGTTCCGCCTATGA